The Leucobacter chromiiresistens genome has a window encoding:
- a CDS encoding polyprenyl synthetase family protein, giving the protein MRLFRGAADRRHAKEIQQQLELVESELLEHLRFASPVADAPARYLMGAGGKRIRPLLTLLTSELGTGPNELVRRAAEAVEMTHLASLYHDDVMDDAKLRRGVDAAQTVWSNSVAILAGDLLFARASSLVSGMGEEAILLQARTFERLCLGQLHETVGAQPGDDPKAHYIQVLADKTGALISTAARMGVMFGNAPAEFADPVTEYGERIGVAFQLIDDVIDLSPKKEQTGKRAGTDLRAGVVTLPYLLLQDRAASGDADDAALLARIEAGVAEIRGGADPSLLDPEVQALQTHPVTRETEATAHRWAEDAVRALDPLPKSSVKRALERMADSIVNREG; this is encoded by the coding sequence ATGCGCCTCTTCCGCGGCGCGGCCGACCGCAGGCATGCGAAGGAGATCCAGCAGCAGCTCGAGCTCGTCGAGTCCGAGCTGCTCGAGCACCTCCGCTTCGCCTCGCCGGTCGCCGATGCACCCGCCCGTTACCTGATGGGCGCGGGGGGCAAGCGGATCCGGCCCCTGCTGACGCTGCTCACCAGCGAGCTCGGCACCGGCCCGAACGAGTTGGTGCGCCGGGCGGCGGAGGCCGTCGAGATGACGCACCTCGCCTCGCTGTACCACGACGACGTGATGGACGACGCGAAGCTGCGGCGCGGCGTCGACGCGGCTCAGACCGTCTGGTCGAACTCCGTCGCGATCCTCGCCGGAGACCTGCTCTTCGCCCGCGCGTCATCGCTGGTGTCGGGCATGGGCGAGGAGGCGATCCTGCTGCAGGCGCGCACCTTCGAGCGCCTGTGCCTGGGGCAGCTCCACGAGACGGTCGGCGCGCAGCCGGGCGACGACCCGAAGGCGCACTACATCCAGGTGCTCGCCGACAAGACCGGCGCGCTCATCTCGACCGCGGCGCGCATGGGCGTGATGTTCGGCAACGCGCCCGCCGAGTTCGCCGACCCCGTGACGGAGTACGGGGAGCGCATCGGCGTGGCCTTCCAGCTCATCGACGACGTCATCGACCTCTCGCCGAAGAAGGAGCAGACCGGCAAGCGGGCGGGCACCGATCTGCGCGCCGGCGTGGTGACGCTGCCGTACCTGCTGCTGCAGGATCGCGCCGCCTCCGGCGACGCCGACGACGCCGCGCTGCTCGCACGCATCGAGGCGGGCGTCGCCGAGATTCGGGGCGGCGCCGATCCGTCGCTGCTCGATCCCGAGGTGCAGGCGCTGCAGACGCACCCCGTCACCCGCGAGACCGAGGCGACCGCGCACCGCTGGGCGGAGGACGCGGTGCGCGCCCTCGACCCGCTGCCGAAGTCGTCGGTGAAGCGCGCACTCGAGCGCATGGCCGACTCGATCGTCAACCGCGAAGGCTGA
- a CDS encoding amino acid ABC transporter permease, protein MTVQASVREGVTVPVPSTEDDVEAIPLRRPWRWISAVVVLIVLAAFCYVIATNPNLDFGTVGEFLFDQRILEGVWLTIVITVISMVVSTVLAIVIAAMRLASNPVLSSVAWLYVWAFRGTPVLVQIVLWGYLGLLFDRIALGVPFTDVVFWSVDTNSLVTPFIAGLLALTLNQAAYSSEIVRAGMMSVDEGQREAAYSLGMSPLYTFRRVLLPQAMRVIIPPMGNELISMLKNTSLLSVIAVMELYTQASVISSSNLKQVELLIVVSAWYLFMTSVLSVPQYYLERRFGRGATRALPPTPFQRVRAMIDSRRPGPEPAPATTKVEVVER, encoded by the coding sequence ATGACCGTTCAAGCTTCCGTCCGCGAGGGAGTGACCGTGCCGGTACCCTCGACCGAGGACGACGTCGAGGCGATCCCGCTGCGACGTCCGTGGCGGTGGATCAGCGCCGTCGTCGTGCTCATCGTGCTCGCGGCATTCTGCTACGTGATCGCGACGAACCCGAATCTCGACTTCGGCACGGTGGGCGAGTTCCTCTTCGACCAGCGGATCCTCGAGGGGGTCTGGCTCACCATCGTCATCACCGTGATATCGATGGTGGTGTCCACAGTGCTCGCCATCGTGATCGCCGCGATGCGGCTCGCGTCGAACCCGGTGCTCTCGAGCGTCGCCTGGTTGTACGTCTGGGCGTTTCGCGGAACGCCCGTCCTCGTGCAGATCGTGCTCTGGGGATACCTCGGATTGCTCTTCGACCGGATCGCCCTCGGCGTGCCGTTCACCGACGTCGTCTTCTGGTCCGTCGACACGAATTCTCTGGTGACGCCGTTCATCGCCGGACTGCTCGCACTGACCCTCAACCAGGCCGCGTATTCGTCGGAGATCGTGCGCGCCGGAATGATGTCGGTGGACGAGGGGCAGCGCGAGGCCGCCTACTCGCTCGGCATGTCGCCGCTCTACACGTTCCGCCGCGTCCTGCTGCCGCAGGCCATGCGCGTCATCATCCCTCCGATGGGGAACGAACTGATCTCCATGCTGAAGAACACGTCGCTCCTGTCGGTGATCGCGGTGATGGAGCTGTACACGCAGGCGTCGGTGATCTCCTCGTCGAATCTGAAGCAGGTCGAGCTGCTCATCGTGGTCAGCGCGTGGTACCTCTTCATGACGAGCGTGCTCTCGGTTCCGCAGTACTACCTCGAGCGCCGCTTCGGGCGAGGGGCTACCCGGGCGCTGCCCCCGACTCCGTTCCAGCGCGTTCGGGCGATGATCGATTCCCGCAGACCCGGGCCCGAGCCCGCCCCTGCGACGACGAAGGTGGAGGTGGTCGAGAGATGA
- a CDS encoding amino acid ABC transporter ATP-binding protein translates to MTANNVRVETHGPELEQEVGNALVEIRRVRKSFGAHQVLRDVSLAVPAGTVTVLLGPSGSGKSTLLRCVNHLETIDGGRILVDGDLIGYRQSGAKTHEMSPRQIARQRRSIGMVFQRFNLFPHMTAVENVCEAPIGVAGRSRATARQRARDLLDRVGLADFADHYPAQLSGGQQQRVAIARALAMDPKLMLFDEPTSALDPELVGDVLDVMRGLADDGMTMIVVTHEIGFARGVADQVAFMDGGVIVEAGPAGDVIDRPQRQRTRNFLESVR, encoded by the coding sequence ATGACCGCGAACAATGTGCGAGTGGAGACTCACGGGCCGGAGCTGGAGCAGGAGGTCGGGAACGCGCTCGTCGAGATTCGGCGCGTGCGCAAGAGCTTCGGGGCGCACCAGGTGCTCCGGGATGTGTCGCTCGCCGTTCCTGCGGGCACCGTCACCGTGCTGCTCGGGCCCTCGGGGTCGGGGAAATCGACGCTGCTGCGGTGCGTGAACCACCTCGAGACGATCGATGGCGGTCGCATTCTCGTCGACGGCGACCTCATCGGCTATCGGCAGTCCGGGGCGAAGACCCACGAGATGAGTCCCCGGCAGATCGCTCGCCAGCGGCGCAGCATCGGGATGGTGTTCCAGCGGTTCAATCTGTTCCCCCATATGACGGCGGTCGAGAACGTGTGCGAAGCGCCCATCGGCGTCGCTGGGCGATCGAGGGCGACGGCGCGGCAGCGCGCGCGCGACCTGCTCGACCGGGTGGGCCTTGCCGACTTCGCCGACCACTATCCGGCGCAGCTGTCGGGCGGTCAGCAGCAGCGCGTCGCAATCGCGCGTGCGCTGGCCATGGATCCCAAACTCATGCTGTTCGACGAGCCGACGAGCGCTCTCGACCCAGAGCTCGTCGGAGACGTGCTCGACGTGATGCGCGGGCTCGCCGATGACGGGATGACGATGATCGTGGTGACGCACGAGATCGGGTTCGCCCGGGGCGTCGCCGACCAGGTGGCGTTCATGGACGGCGGTGTGATCGTCGAGGCCGGACCTGCCGGCGACGTCATCGATCGTCCGCAGCGCCAGCGCACGCGCAACTTCTTGGAGAGCGTGAGGTGA
- a CDS encoding PucR family transcriptional regulator, protein MDTQISPIPVSDGVPLAELLALFEPGIATPLGARDLQHLVRGAEFYDARDAIPDEAGLLLLVPAPQQLSVQHIADLANLAARHAAAGIVVKCSDDHVAALELLAERVGIPCIRIADQVSWRLFDSLLAQALGERRHRDDAHRDRGLEPLFALANELAEYFGGSVAIEDLGRRIIAYSSVPGQLIDRLRTQGILTREVPDSPFNDDQYRTVLRSEDPIKYPRLGDEEPRVAFAIRAGALPLGTIWAIDSSGLPELTAEQGARIREAASLAAAHLLSDIHARRTTHIPREARLRTLLDGSDVTGSELAELGHPEERGSELIVFSPAKDARQTTLAQLRSTVQRHLALHRPESVTVARGDRVYALVARQPLLPATHLVEPLLPVIDRLVGPGTLVSLPGAAYRSGEVAALRQLADRLLDTAERHGGIISRRIVTVDAVRTLLILERVEAVFLSEPELLTPGLVALEAEQALLVETLEAWCANLGNVARTARALSVHENTVRYRMRQIEEQHGIDLSNADVLLTTWLQLRARRIAGKKNPR, encoded by the coding sequence GTGGATACGCAGATTTCTCCAATCCCTGTTTCCGATGGAGTGCCGCTCGCCGAGTTGCTCGCTCTGTTCGAGCCGGGGATCGCGACGCCGCTCGGCGCGCGCGATCTGCAGCACCTAGTGCGCGGCGCCGAGTTCTACGACGCCCGTGACGCCATTCCCGACGAAGCAGGGCTGCTCCTCCTCGTACCCGCGCCGCAGCAGCTGTCGGTGCAGCACATCGCAGACCTCGCGAACCTGGCGGCGCGCCACGCGGCAGCCGGCATCGTCGTCAAGTGCAGCGACGACCACGTTGCCGCGCTCGAGCTGCTCGCCGAACGCGTCGGCATCCCCTGCATCCGCATCGCGGACCAGGTGAGCTGGCGCCTGTTCGACTCATTGCTCGCTCAAGCGCTCGGCGAGCGGCGCCACCGCGACGACGCGCACCGGGATCGCGGCTTGGAGCCGTTGTTCGCTCTCGCCAACGAGCTCGCGGAGTATTTCGGCGGTTCGGTCGCCATCGAGGATCTCGGGCGCCGCATCATCGCCTACTCATCGGTACCGGGGCAGCTCATCGACCGGCTCCGCACCCAGGGAATCCTCACCCGCGAAGTGCCCGATTCCCCCTTCAACGACGACCAGTACCGCACCGTGCTGCGCTCAGAGGACCCGATCAAGTATCCGCGTCTCGGCGACGAGGAGCCGCGGGTGGCCTTCGCGATACGTGCGGGGGCGCTCCCGCTCGGCACGATCTGGGCAATCGACTCGAGCGGTCTCCCCGAGCTCACCGCGGAGCAGGGCGCGAGGATCCGCGAGGCCGCTTCACTGGCTGCTGCGCACCTCCTCAGCGACATCCACGCGCGACGCACGACGCACATCCCCCGCGAGGCCAGGCTCCGCACGCTCCTCGACGGCAGCGACGTCACGGGTTCCGAACTCGCAGAACTCGGGCATCCCGAGGAGCGCGGCAGCGAGCTCATCGTCTTCTCCCCCGCGAAAGATGCGCGGCAGACCACGCTCGCGCAACTGCGGTCGACGGTGCAGCGCCATCTCGCCCTGCATCGCCCGGAGTCGGTGACGGTCGCGCGCGGGGATCGCGTGTACGCGCTCGTCGCGCGTCAGCCGCTCCTCCCCGCGACGCACCTCGTCGAACCGCTGCTTCCCGTCATCGACCGGCTCGTCGGGCCCGGCACGCTCGTCTCCCTGCCCGGCGCCGCGTATCGCTCGGGCGAAGTCGCCGCGCTGCGACAGCTCGCCGATCGCCTGCTCGACACGGCCGAACGACATGGCGGGATCATCTCCCGACGCATCGTCACGGTCGACGCCGTGCGAACGCTGCTCATTCTCGAACGCGTCGAAGCGGTATTCCTCTCAGAACCCGAACTGCTCACCCCGGGGCTCGTCGCCCTGGAGGCGGAACAGGCACTCCTCGTCGAGACGCTGGAGGCCTGGTGCGCGAATCTCGGCAATGTCGCCCGCACCGCCCGCGCCCTCTCCGTGCACGAGAACACCGTGCGATACCGTATGCGTCAGATCGAGGAACAGCACGGCATCGACCTCTCCAACGCCGACGTGCTCCTCACCACGTGGCTCCAGCTTCGCGCACGTCGAATCGCGGGAAAGAAGAACCCCAGATGA
- the lysA gene encoding diaminopimelate decarboxylase, with protein MHTMPPAPQGTRLSELREVLPEESSVTADGVLSIGGVPVTTLAERYGTPLHVIDETGLRRQIRRFVDGLQRRWPNAEVLFASKSLPVVGMYRVAQEEGMSVDIAGGGELRLALAAGVAPERLHFHGNAKTDAELQMALDAGIGTIIVDNCDELDRLERLLTRPQKLLLRVIPGVDADTHASQATGGERSKFGLPMRQAHAAIERMRAHPFMEFEGVHLHIGSQILNTRQFAEAVEKISSAGTFDTYDVGGGLGVKYTYDEEAPSVEAYLDAIVAAARDHLPESARLMIEPGRSVVARAGITLYRVVSVKRTGDVFVAVDGGMADQLDVALTHQRYEAVIADRLDEAWTERVQLVGRQCESGDLLVDGADFPAARVGDLVAMATTGAYAYTMANNYNGALKPAIVFVREGEARLVARRETYDDLLALHAPAAL; from the coding sequence ATGCACACCATGCCGCCCGCTCCCCAGGGCACCCGTCTGAGTGAACTGCGGGAGGTGCTCCCGGAGGAGTCATCCGTGACAGCCGACGGAGTGCTCTCGATCGGGGGCGTGCCCGTCACGACCCTGGCGGAACGCTACGGCACCCCGCTCCACGTCATCGACGAGACCGGGCTGCGCAGACAGATCCGCCGCTTCGTCGACGGCCTGCAGAGGCGATGGCCCAACGCGGAGGTGCTCTTCGCATCGAAATCGCTTCCCGTCGTCGGCATGTATCGCGTCGCTCAGGAGGAGGGCATGTCGGTCGACATCGCCGGCGGCGGCGAGCTGCGGCTCGCGCTCGCCGCCGGGGTCGCCCCGGAACGTCTCCACTTCCACGGAAACGCGAAGACCGATGCAGAGCTGCAGATGGCGCTCGATGCCGGAATCGGCACGATCATCGTCGACAACTGCGACGAACTCGATCGCCTCGAGCGATTGCTGACGCGGCCCCAGAAGCTCCTGCTCCGGGTCATCCCCGGAGTCGACGCAGACACTCATGCTTCGCAGGCCACGGGCGGAGAGCGCTCGAAGTTCGGTCTGCCGATGCGGCAGGCGCACGCCGCCATCGAGCGCATGCGCGCCCACCCCTTCATGGAATTCGAAGGCGTGCACCTGCACATCGGATCGCAGATCCTCAACACGCGGCAGTTCGCCGAAGCGGTGGAGAAGATCTCCTCGGCGGGAACGTTCGACACCTACGACGTGGGCGGAGGCCTGGGGGTCAAATACACCTACGACGAGGAGGCGCCGAGCGTCGAGGCGTATCTCGACGCCATCGTTGCGGCCGCACGCGACCACCTGCCGGAATCCGCCCGCCTCATGATCGAGCCCGGACGTTCGGTCGTCGCTCGCGCAGGCATCACGCTCTATCGCGTCGTCTCGGTCAAGCGGACCGGCGACGTGTTCGTCGCCGTGGATGGAGGGATGGCCGACCAGCTCGACGTCGCGCTCACGCATCAGCGATACGAGGCGGTCATCGCCGATCGGCTCGACGAAGCCTGGACCGAACGCGTCCAGCTCGTCGGGCGTCAGTGCGAGTCGGGTGATCTGCTGGTCGACGGCGCCGACTTCCCCGCCGCCCGCGTCGGCGACCTGGTCGCCATGGCGACGACCGGTGCGTATGCATACACGATGGCCAACAACTACAACGGCGCCCTCAAACCCGCGATCGTCTTCGTGCGCGAAGGCGAAGCGCGTCTCGTCGCTCGGCGCGAGACGTACGACGATCTGCTCGCTCTCCATGCCCCTGCTGCCCTGTAG
- a CDS encoding FAD-dependent oxidoreductase has translation MSKMRLAIVGAGPAGIYAADLLLKAERDFAVEIDLFEQLPAPYGLVRYGVSPDHPRIKGIITALRDVLDRASSGETGDDSIRYFGNVRYGQDLKLDDLKRHYHAVIFSTGAIRDAALQIPGIDAEGSYGAADFVSWFDGHPDVPRTWPLEARSVGVIGNGNVALDVSRMLIKHAEDLLPTEIPQNVHEGLEANPIEELHLFGRRGPKYVKFTPLELRELGEVRDVDMVIDERDFAHDDAFADETLMKNKQVIVMTRIMDKWRDEQRAREAGEVEPASRQLHLHFWSKPVEVVVEAGRVAGLKVERTAPDGQGGIVDTGEFEIIPIQSLYRAVGYFGSPLDEIPFDDAKGVIPNAQGRVLDLEGQQIAGVYATGWIKRGPVGLIGHTKSDAMETLECLLEDRDALWTPDETDPLAIPALLDERGVPYTTIEGWHRLDAHELGLGEPHGRARIKVVPRDEMTRISRGE, from the coding sequence ATGAGCAAGATGCGACTGGCGATCGTGGGAGCCGGACCGGCGGGTATCTACGCCGCAGATCTGCTGCTGAAGGCGGAACGCGATTTCGCGGTCGAGATCGACCTCTTCGAGCAGCTTCCCGCGCCGTACGGGCTGGTGCGCTACGGCGTCTCGCCCGACCACCCCCGCATCAAGGGCATCATCACCGCACTGCGCGACGTGCTCGACCGGGCGAGCTCGGGGGAGACGGGCGACGACTCCATCCGCTACTTCGGCAACGTGCGGTACGGGCAGGATCTGAAGCTCGACGACCTCAAGCGGCACTATCACGCGGTGATCTTCTCGACCGGCGCGATCCGCGACGCCGCGCTGCAGATCCCGGGCATCGACGCCGAGGGCTCGTACGGCGCCGCCGACTTCGTGAGCTGGTTCGACGGGCACCCCGACGTGCCCCGCACGTGGCCGCTCGAAGCCCGCTCGGTCGGCGTCATCGGCAACGGCAACGTCGCGCTCGACGTGTCGCGCATGCTCATCAAGCACGCCGAGGACCTGCTGCCCACCGAGATTCCGCAGAACGTGCACGAGGGGCTCGAGGCGAACCCCATCGAGGAGCTGCACCTCTTCGGCCGACGCGGCCCGAAGTACGTGAAGTTCACGCCGCTCGAACTGCGCGAACTCGGCGAGGTGCGCGACGTCGACATGGTGATCGACGAGCGCGACTTCGCGCACGACGACGCGTTCGCCGACGAGACCCTGATGAAGAACAAGCAGGTCATCGTGATGACCCGCATCATGGACAAGTGGCGCGACGAGCAGCGCGCGCGCGAAGCCGGCGAGGTCGAGCCCGCATCGCGCCAACTCCACCTCCACTTCTGGTCGAAGCCCGTCGAGGTCGTCGTCGAGGCGGGCCGCGTCGCCGGGCTCAAGGTCGAGCGCACCGCGCCCGACGGGCAGGGCGGCATCGTCGACACGGGGGAGTTCGAGATCATCCCGATCCAGTCGCTGTACCGCGCGGTCGGGTACTTCGGATCGCCCCTCGACGAGATTCCGTTCGACGACGCGAAGGGCGTGATCCCGAACGCGCAGGGGCGGGTGCTCGACCTCGAGGGCCAGCAGATCGCGGGCGTCTACGCGACCGGGTGGATCAAGCGCGGGCCCGTCGGCCTCATCGGACACACCAAGTCGGATGCCATGGAGACGCTCGAGTGCCTGCTCGAGGATCGCGACGCGCTGTGGACCCCCGACGAGACCGACCCGCTCGCGATCCCCGCGCTGCTCGACGAGCGCGGCGTTCCGTACACGACCATCGAGGGCTGGCACCGGCTCGACGCGCACGAGCTCGGCCTGGGCGAGCCCCACGGCCGCGCGCGCATCAAGGTGGTGCCGCGCGACGAGATGACGCGCATCTCCCGCGGCGAGTAG
- the pyrE gene encoding orotate phosphoribosyltransferase, whose amino-acid sequence MTSAREQLIDLITSEAVFHGDFTLTSGKKATYYIDLRKLSLDHRAAPLIGQVMLDLIDDIDGVVAVGGLTMGADPIASAIMHQGVAQGKVYDSFVVRKEPKDHGRGRQVEGPDLAGKRVIVVEDTSTTGGSPLKAIEALQKVGAEIAAVAVVVDRQAPAKERIEAAGFEYRYAIGLDDLGLDPQ is encoded by the coding sequence ATGACCAGTGCGCGCGAACAGCTCATCGACCTCATCACGAGCGAGGCCGTCTTCCACGGCGACTTCACCCTCACGAGCGGCAAGAAGGCGACGTATTACATCGACCTGCGCAAGCTGAGCCTCGATCACCGGGCCGCTCCGCTGATCGGGCAGGTCATGCTCGATCTCATCGACGACATCGACGGGGTCGTGGCCGTCGGCGGCCTGACGATGGGCGCCGATCCGATCGCGTCGGCGATCATGCACCAGGGCGTCGCTCAGGGCAAGGTGTACGACTCGTTCGTGGTGCGCAAGGAGCCGAAGGATCACGGGCGGGGCCGCCAGGTCGAGGGGCCCGATCTCGCAGGCAAGCGCGTGATCGTCGTCGAAGACACCTCGACCACCGGCGGATCGCCGCTGAAAGCGATCGAGGCGCTGCAGAAGGTCGGCGCCGAGATCGCCGCGGTGGCGGTGGTCGTGGATCGCCAGGCGCCCGCCAAGGAGCGCATCGAGGCGGCCGGCTTCGAGTACCGCTACGCGATCGGCCTCGACGACCTGGGGCTCGACCCGCAGTAG
- a CDS encoding ABC transporter substrate-binding protein, translated as MTKYPLALLATAAVATLALSGCSGSGSADAANETASSSLPTGDEITTTADAALGELLPEDIVDAGVINIAVDIPFPPMAMYDENNREIGFDPELGRLLGQKLGIDVSLNKQAFDSVIPSLQANKNDIIMSGMNDTPERQETLSFIDYTHGGFAIAVQKGNPEGITTQRDLCGKTVSVQKATVQGDLLRAMDCDVDVMELPSDLDAQTALRAGKSQAYTADAVVAEYVVATTDDGEAFEIVRDPENPAGFNPVYSGIGVLKDDTELIEAVRQALQALIDEGTYQEVLERNSIGAYAVESAEVNQGADAS; from the coding sequence ATGACGAAGTACCCACTTGCCCTGCTCGCCACCGCAGCCGTTGCGACTCTCGCACTCTCCGGCTGTTCGGGATCCGGCTCCGCCGATGCGGCGAACGAAACGGCCTCGTCGAGCCTGCCGACGGGTGACGAGATCACGACGACGGCGGACGCCGCCCTCGGCGAGCTGCTTCCCGAGGACATCGTCGACGCCGGCGTCATCAACATCGCCGTCGACATCCCGTTCCCACCCATGGCGATGTACGACGAGAACAATCGCGAGATCGGTTTCGACCCCGAGCTCGGTCGTCTGCTCGGCCAGAAGCTCGGCATCGACGTCTCGCTGAACAAGCAGGCATTCGACTCCGTGATCCCGTCGTTGCAGGCGAACAAGAACGACATCATCATGAGCGGCATGAACGACACCCCCGAGCGGCAGGAGACGCTGAGCTTCATCGACTACACGCACGGAGGCTTCGCCATCGCCGTGCAGAAGGGCAATCCCGAAGGCATCACCACGCAGCGCGACCTCTGCGGGAAGACCGTGTCGGTGCAGAAGGCCACGGTGCAGGGTGATCTGCTCCGCGCCATGGACTGCGACGTCGACGTCATGGAGCTTCCGAGCGATCTCGATGCCCAGACCGCGCTGCGGGCCGGAAAGAGCCAGGCGTACACCGCCGACGCAGTCGTCGCGGAGTACGTCGTCGCCACCACCGATGACGGGGAGGCCTTCGAGATCGTACGCGACCCCGAGAACCCTGCCGGGTTCAACCCCGTCTACAGCGGCATCGGGGTGCTGAAAGACGATACCGAGCTCATCGAGGCCGTGCGGCAGGCGCTGCAAGCCCTCATCGACGAAGGCACCTACCAGGAGGTGCTCGAACGGAACAGCATCGGCGCATACGCAGTGGAATCTGCAGAGGTCAATCAGGGAGCTGATGCCTCATGA
- a CDS encoding Sir2 family NAD-dependent protein deacetylase, with product MNDHSARHRSSEARPRRAAVASDPSGSRSAELERLAALFGAAPLAVLTGAGISTDSGIPDYRGAGTPPRTPMSIAQFMEDPAYRRRFWAGARVGALRAAGVAPNSGHLALARFEAAGLTNGVITQNVDNLHRRAGSRSVVELHGNGNVIRCTEHDHRFTRDQVLGWFDDLNPGFAARNAGAEIAPDGDALVSETATVEAPSCPECGSILRPDVVYFGELVPRPVFETAEALVAAAGGLLLIGTSLAVNTGIRLVHRAQLRGIPIAVINRGPTAIDARESVTVRIDAGAAETLAALERILGSS from the coding sequence ATGAACGATCACTCAGCCCGACACCGCTCGTCCGAGGCGCGGCCCCGCAGGGCGGCGGTTGCGAGCGACCCGTCCGGGAGCCGTTCGGCCGAACTCGAGCGGCTCGCGGCACTCTTCGGGGCCGCCCCGCTCGCGGTGCTCACGGGTGCCGGCATCAGCACCGATTCGGGTATCCCCGACTACCGCGGTGCGGGCACGCCGCCGCGCACGCCGATGAGCATCGCGCAGTTCATGGAGGACCCGGCGTACCGTCGCCGCTTCTGGGCCGGTGCGCGCGTGGGCGCGCTGCGGGCCGCCGGCGTCGCCCCGAACTCCGGTCACCTCGCGCTCGCCCGATTCGAGGCCGCGGGGCTCACGAACGGCGTGATCACGCAGAACGTCGACAATCTGCATCGGCGGGCGGGATCCCGGAGCGTCGTCGAGCTGCACGGCAACGGGAACGTGATCCGGTGCACGGAGCACGATCACCGCTTCACGCGCGATCAGGTGCTGGGCTGGTTCGACGACCTCAACCCGGGCTTCGCCGCGCGCAACGCCGGTGCCGAGATCGCCCCCGACGGCGATGCCCTCGTGAGCGAGACCGCCACCGTCGAGGCTCCGAGCTGCCCGGAGTGCGGGTCGATCCTGCGCCCCGACGTCGTGTACTTCGGCGAGCTCGTGCCCCGGCCCGTGTTCGAGACCGCGGAGGCGCTCGTCGCGGCCGCGGGCGGTCTGCTGCTGATCGGCACCTCGCTCGCGGTGAACACGGGCATCCGCCTGGTACACCGCGCGCAGCTGCGCGGCATCCCGATCGCGGTGATCAACCGCGGGCCGACCGCGATCGATGCGCGCGAGTCGGTGACGGTGCGCATCGACGCCGGTGCGGCCGAGACACTCGCCGCGCTCGAGCGGATACTCGGCTCCTCCTGA
- a CDS encoding class I SAM-dependent methyltransferase, with protein sequence MTRPDTATKHAADVSAMFDEVSPRYDLINDVLTVGNDRLWRVATTKAIAPRKGMRVLDLAAGTGTSSAAIAAHGAHVVAADFSEGMLAEGRKRHAGNDLIEFQWADATQLPFADDSFDAATISYGLRNVNDPKAALREMRRVVKPGGRVVIAEFSTPPSALVRGPYAFYGRHVLPRVAGAINRDAAAAYRYLNESIEAWPDQAELAAWMREAGFERVVYRNLTFGIVALHRGFVPRETPQAAAPQQPAAAEPAAAKQPAAAKQPAAAKQAAAPKNPAAAKKPAPAKAAPKKPAAATPKKPAAAKKPAAPKAAPKEPAAAVKPAPAKPAAAKAAPKKPAAAAQPAAAKPAPKKPAPQKPAAPQQPAPEAPNDTTPRPGDTP encoded by the coding sequence GTGACCCGACCCGATACCGCGACCAAGCACGCCGCAGACGTCTCAGCAATGTTCGATGAGGTCTCGCCGCGATACGACCTCATCAACGACGTGCTCACCGTCGGCAACGACCGGTTGTGGCGCGTCGCGACGACGAAAGCGATCGCCCCGCGCAAGGGCATGCGCGTGCTCGACCTCGCGGCGGGCACCGGAACGTCGTCGGCCGCGATCGCCGCGCACGGCGCCCACGTCGTCGCCGCAGACTTCTCCGAGGGCATGCTCGCCGAGGGGCGCAAGCGCCACGCGGGCAACGATCTCATCGAGTTCCAGTGGGCCGATGCCACGCAGCTGCCGTTCGCCGACGACTCGTTCGACGCAGCGACCATCTCGTACGGGCTGCGCAACGTCAACGACCCGAAGGCGGCGCTGCGCGAGATGCGCCGGGTGGTAAAGCCCGGCGGCCGCGTCGTGATCGCCGAGTTCTCGACGCCGCCCTCCGCGCTCGTGCGCGGGCCGTACGCGTTCTACGGCCGCCACGTGCTGCCTCGCGTCGCCGGTGCCATCAACCGCGATGCAGCCGCGGCGTACCGCTACCTGAACGAATCGATCGAGGCGTGGCCCGATCAGGCCGAGCTCGCCGCATGGATGCGGGAGGCCGGATTCGAGCGCGTCGTCTACCGCAACCTGACGTTCGGCATCGTCGCACTGCACCGCGGCTTCGTGCCGCGCGAGACGCCGCAGGCCGCTGCGCCGCAGCAGCCCGCTGCGGCTGAGCCGGCGGCGGCGAAGCAGCCCGCCGCAGCGAAGCAGCCCGCAGCAGCGAAGCAGGCCGCGGCACCGAAGAATCCCGCAGCCGCGAAGAAGCCCGCTCCCGCGAAGGCGGCGCCCAAGAAGCCCGCAGCCGCGACGCCGAAGAAGCCCGCAGCCGCGAAGAAGCCCGCTGCCCCGAAGGCGGCGCCCAAGGAGCCCGCAGCTGCCGTGAAGCCGGCCCCCGCGAAGCCCGCTGCCGCGAAGGCGGCGCCCAAGAAGCCCGCAGCTGCCGCGCAGCCTGCCGCGGCGAAGCCTGCTCCCAAGAAGCCTGCGCCCCAGAAACCCGCGGCGCCCCAGCAGCCCGCCCCCGAGGCGCCGAACGACACCACCCCTCGACCTGGAGACACCCCGTGA